One genomic region from Deltaproteobacteria bacterium encodes:
- a CDS encoding dicarboxylate/amino acid:cation symporter: MNLSVRGSGLLLWIVVGAVLAIAFGSFFPEAALHTEVLGVLFLNALKMMVLPLIITSIIVGVMSLGDVRRLGTLGIKTLLYYMLTTGISVAIGIALVLILKPGVGFPTFGGPLPEAVRTKGAYSVVDLLTGLIYPNLVQAAMELKILPIIVASLFFGVAFSMLGEEKTIVAQFFSACNEAVMKIVHGIMYFAPLGIFGLIAFRLGSTGGGGAVWDLLVQLGKYVGTVVLGLAIHGVIVLPMILYLLAGRNPGRYFRQLAKALLTAFATASSSSTLPLTLECVTEEAGVSNETAGFVLPLGATINMDGTALYEAVAAIFIAQSYGISLGGGELVVIFLTATLAAIGAAGIPEAGLVTMVLVLQSVGLPVEGIGMILAVDWLLDRCRTMVNVWGDAVGAAVVDHLEKRRP; encoded by the coding sequence ATGAACCTTTCCGTCCGTGGATCCGGCCTCCTTCTCTGGATTGTGGTGGGCGCCGTTCTTGCCATTGCATTCGGCTCCTTTTTCCCTGAAGCAGCTCTCCATACGGAGGTGCTGGGAGTCCTCTTTTTAAACGCCCTGAAGATGATGGTTCTTCCTCTCATCATCACCTCGATTATCGTGGGTGTTATGAGCCTGGGAGATGTACGCCGTCTCGGGACCCTGGGCATTAAAACTTTGCTCTACTACATGTTGACGACAGGGATTTCCGTTGCGATCGGGATTGCTCTGGTCTTGATTCTGAAACCGGGTGTCGGTTTTCCGACCTTCGGCGGACCACTCCCCGAGGCGGTCCGTACAAAGGGAGCCTATTCCGTTGTTGACCTCCTGACCGGGCTGATTTATCCGAACCTGGTGCAGGCGGCAATGGAGTTGAAGATCCTGCCGATTATCGTTGCCTCTCTTTTCTTCGGCGTAGCCTTCTCCATGCTGGGAGAGGAGAAGACGATTGTTGCACAGTTTTTTTCCGCCTGTAACGAGGCGGTGATGAAGATCGTCCACGGCATCATGTACTTTGCCCCGTTGGGAATTTTCGGACTCATTGCCTTTCGCCTCGGGTCGACGGGCGGCGGCGGAGCCGTGTGGGACCTTCTGGTACAACTCGGCAAATATGTCGGCACCGTGGTACTCGGCCTTGCGATCCATGGAGTGATCGTTCTGCCGATGATCCTTTATCTCCTTGCCGGGAGAAATCCCGGACGGTATTTCCGGCAACTGGCCAAGGCGCTTCTGACGGCCTTTGCCACGGCATCCTCCTCGTCCACTCTTCCCCTGACCCTGGAGTGCGTTACGGAAGAGGCGGGGGTCTCGAACGAAACCGCCGGCTTTGTCCTTCCCCTTGGGGCGACGATCAACATGGACGGCACGGCTCTCTACGAGGCGGTGGCGGCGATCTTCATTGCCCAGAGCTATGGGATTTCGCTTGGCGGCGGGGAATTGGTGGTGATCTTTCTCACGGCGACCCTCGCGGCCATCGGGGCGGCGGGAATTCCCGAGGCGGGACTGGTGACGATGGTCCTGGTTCTGCAGTCGGTGGGGCTTCCCGTCGAGGGGATCGGGATGATCCTCGCCGTCGACTGGCTGCTCGACCGTTGCCGGACAATGGTCAATGTCTGGGGGGACGCAGTCGGTGCGGCGGTCGTGGATCATCTGGAGAAGAGACGGCCGTGA
- a CDS encoding phosphoribosylglycinamide formyltransferase, translating into MTGKLRIGALASGGGSNVQSIIDQIEAGRLPAEMVLLLTDNPDAGVLDRAERHGIPRRIIMPADFRKREDHDRAMIAALKEARVELVILAGYMRIISPDFVRAFPGRIMNIHPALLPAFPGIHVQTKAADYGVRFSGCTVHFVDEGMDSGPIIIQAVVPVLPDDDGKSLGTRILRQEHRIYPEAIRLFAEGRLKIEGRRVRIFHSRPDVDQTMINPPPVSDAASSTGKD; encoded by the coding sequence ATGACGGGAAAACTCCGGATCGGCGCTCTTGCCTCGGGCGGTGGTTCCAATGTCCAGTCGATTATTGATCAGATTGAGGCGGGGAGACTGCCTGCCGAAATGGTTCTTCTCCTGACGGACAATCCGGATGCCGGCGTCTTGGACCGGGCGGAGCGGCATGGGATCCCCCGGCGGATCATCATGCCGGCGGATTTCAGAAAGCGGGAGGATCACGACCGGGCAATGATTGCAGCCCTGAAGGAGGCCCGGGTTGAACTGGTGATCCTCGCCGGCTACATGCGGATTATCTCACCGGACTTTGTCCGGGCCTTCCCCGGTCGGATCATGAACATCCATCCCGCCCTCCTCCCGGCATTTCCCGGAATCCATGTGCAGACCAAGGCCGCCGACTATGGAGTCCGCTTCTCGGGATGTACCGTCCATTTTGTTGATGAAGGGATGGACTCGGGGCCGATTATCATTCAGGCCGTGGTGCCCGTCCTTCCGGACGATGATGGGAAGAGCCTGGGGACCCGGATCCTGCGGCAGGAACACCGGATCTATCCCGAGGCGATTCGTCTCTTTGCGGAAGGGCGCCTGAAGATCGAAGGGCGCCGCGTACGAATTTTTCATTCCCGCCCTGATGTCGATCAAACCATGATAAACCCGCCCCCTGTGTCGGATGCCGCCTCCTCGACCGGGAAGGATTGA
- a CDS encoding phosphoribosylformylglycinamidine cyclo-ligase yields the protein MTGKKLTYKDAGVDIDAGEAFVRAIAPMVKTTFGPEVMTGLGGFGGLFALEPGRYREPVLVSGTDGVGTKLKLAFLTGRHDTIGIDLVAMCVNDILVSGARPLFFLDYLATGRLKVKRSADVVKGIVEGCRQAGCALIGGETAEMPDFYGNEEYDLAGFAVGVVERSRIIDGSAVVPGDQVLGLASTGIHSNGYSLVRKIVLDRMGVDLNREAAPFDRPYGEVLLEPTEIYVKTVLPLLDRYDLKGLSHITGGGLPGNLPRVLPEGCTVELQRGSWEIPPVFPWLAGHGHVPEEEMYRTFNMGIGFVLIVSPEDAQDVLADLEELGTSAWKIGEIRKGKGEVHFR from the coding sequence ATGACCGGAAAAAAACTGACTTATAAAGATGCCGGTGTCGATATCGATGCGGGCGAGGCCTTTGTCCGGGCGATTGCTCCGATGGTCAAGACGACCTTCGGTCCGGAGGTGATGACCGGCCTCGGCGGTTTCGGCGGACTCTTTGCCCTGGAGCCGGGCCGGTACAGGGAACCTGTCCTGGTCTCCGGGACGGACGGTGTAGGGACGAAACTGAAGCTTGCCTTCCTCACGGGACGTCACGATACGATCGGGATCGATCTTGTTGCCATGTGCGTCAACGATATTCTTGTCTCCGGGGCGCGACCCCTCTTCTTTCTCGACTACCTGGCGACGGGGAGGCTGAAAGTCAAACGGAGCGCTGATGTGGTGAAAGGGATTGTGGAGGGGTGCCGGCAGGCGGGGTGCGCCCTGATCGGCGGGGAGACGGCGGAGATGCCTGATTTCTACGGTAATGAAGAGTACGACCTGGCCGGTTTTGCCGTGGGGGTGGTGGAGCGTTCCCGGATCATCGACGGGTCCGCCGTTGTTCCGGGCGATCAGGTCCTTGGTCTTGCTTCAACAGGGATTCACAGCAACGGTTATTCCCTTGTGCGTAAGATTGTTTTGGACCGGATGGGGGTCGACCTGAACCGGGAAGCCGCCCCTTTTGACCGTCCTTACGGCGAGGTCCTGCTGGAACCGACGGAGATCTATGTGAAGACCGTTCTGCCTCTCCTGGATCGGTACGATCTCAAGGGATTGTCTCACATCACCGGGGGGGGGCTGCCCGGAAATCTTCCCCGGGTGCTGCCGGAGGGCTGTACCGTGGAGTTGCAGCGTGGGAGCTGGGAAATCCCGCCGGTTTTTCCCTGGCTGGCCGGGCACGGCCATGTTCCGGAAGAGGAGATGTACCGTACCTTCAATATGGGAATCGGTTTTGTACTGATTGTTTCTCCGGAGGATGCGCAGGATGTTCTGGCAGACTTGGAAGAGTTGGGAACGTCCGCCTGGAAAATTGGGGAGATTCGCAAAGGGAAGGGGGAGGTACACTTCCGATGA
- a CDS encoding response regulator, translating to MEIVSNILVVDDNRNNLELLSDILKMDGYYVRTARSGEAALKEVYREQPDLILLDIMMPGIDGYRVCETIKKKPETRNIPIILVSAKSSIEDTIEGLSHGADDYIRKPYNEMELLARVRSALQMKHLHDEVRHTNRMLANQKEQIETIINTMGEGLFSVNQEMEIVFFNAAAEEITGYSFREAIGRKCTEIFNCPDDADCRILETKGAIGRDRKIMKEFNLVRKDGSRVPIVKSTRFIFSAEGEVIGRVEVFRDIAKDKELEQKKADFVSMVIHDLKNPLTTITICDKIVLNETRGVIDEDLTKLLQNIETGANHLLNLVNELLDLSKLDSGTVEYNRQRIDMNDVMEISIRTQRMFSRSKEIIIEKDFGADRFPIVGDKDYLMRVMINLIGNAIKFTPGGGKIRVLADLLPEQPSGCPSSQELEAAERILQISIIDNGRGIPEGDLPTIFEKYRRVRGTTEIEGSGLGLYIAKVIIEAHGGRIWVDGGTGKGSTFRILLPALLE from the coding sequence ATGGAAATTGTTTCCAATATCCTCGTTGTCGATGACAACCGGAACAACCTGGAACTCCTCTCCGATATTCTGAAGATGGATGGGTACTATGTCCGGACGGCCCGGAGCGGAGAGGCGGCGTTAAAGGAGGTCTACCGGGAACAGCCGGACCTGATTCTCCTCGACATCATGATGCCGGGGATTGATGGATACCGGGTCTGTGAAACGATTAAGAAAAAGCCGGAGACCCGGAACATCCCGATTATCCTGGTCAGCGCCAAGAGTTCCATCGAGGATACCATCGAAGGATTGAGCCACGGCGCCGATGACTATATCCGCAAGCCCTACAATGAGATGGAGCTGCTGGCCCGGGTCAGATCCGCCCTGCAGATGAAACACCTTCACGATGAGGTGCGCCATACCAACCGGATGCTTGCCAATCAGAAAGAACAGATCGAGACCATCATCAATACCATGGGGGAAGGGCTCTTTTCCGTGAACCAGGAGATGGAGATCGTCTTCTTTAATGCCGCCGCCGAAGAGATTACCGGTTACAGCTTCCGGGAGGCGATCGGCCGGAAATGTACGGAGATCTTCAATTGTCCCGATGATGCCGACTGTCGTATCCTTGAGACGAAGGGGGCAATCGGTCGGGACCGGAAGATCATGAAAGAGTTCAATCTTGTCCGCAAGGACGGGAGTCGTGTTCCCATTGTAAAAAGTACGCGATTCATCTTTTCCGCCGAGGGGGAAGTGATCGGCCGGGTGGAGGTCTTCCGGGATATCGCCAAGGACAAGGAATTGGAACAGAAGAAGGCGGACTTTGTCTCCATGGTCATCCATGACCTGAAGAATCCCCTGACGACGATTACCATCTGTGACAAGATTGTCCTGAACGAAACCAGGGGAGTGATTGATGAAGACCTGACGAAATTGTTGCAGAATATTGAAACCGGCGCCAACCATCTTCTCAACCTGGTCAATGAACTGCTCGATCTGTCCAAACTCGATTCGGGGACCGTGGAATACAACCGGCAGCGCATTGACATGAATGATGTGATGGAGATCTCGATCAGGACACAGCGGATGTTCTCCCGGAGTAAGGAGATCATCATCGAGAAGGACTTCGGCGCCGACCGGTTTCCGATTGTCGGGGACAAGGACTACCTCATGCGGGTGATGATCAACCTGATCGGGAATGCCATCAAGTTCACCCCCGGCGGCGGCAAGATCCGTGTCCTGGCCGACCTGTTGCCGGAACAGCCTTCCGGGTGTCCGTCTTCACAAGAATTGGAGGCGGCGGAGCGGATTCTGCAGATTTCCATCATCGACAACGGCCGGGGGATTCCGGAAGGCGATCTTCCGACGATCTTCGAAAAATACCGGAGAGTTCGGGGAACAACGGAGATCGAAGGGTCGGGCTTGGGACTGTATATCGCCAAGGTGATCATCGAGGCGCATGGCGGGCGGATCTGGGTGGATGGAGGGACCGGGAAAGGAAGTACCTTCCGGATTCTGCTTCCGGCGTTGCTGGAGTAA
- a CDS encoding TldD/PmbA family protein, whose translation MIPKEQIPKILKQALRHGGDFAELYLERGEHSSIVLEDNKIEKVVTGITRGAGLRLLHDHRTLYAYTNDLSLTSLMELAGRVSRALKGEGRDQTILLASRESAVQHPVRINPAGVETVHKVELVKSADAAARSVDPRIRQSTTVYGDSRKRILIANSIGELAEDDRVSLIGRVQVVAREEEVIQTGLESVGGAVGFELFEMESFDEVARRAARRALLMLNAAPAPGGRMPVVLSSQAGGTMIHEAVGHGLEADLAQQRLSVYSGRIGDTIASPAVTVVDDATLPNKRGSFRFDDEGTPAARTVLIDRGVLKGYLYDRLTAMKEGTVPTGNGRRESFRRRPIPRMTNTMILPGDEDPEEILRSTPTGLFVVRMGGGQVNTINGDFVFEVSEGYRIENGKVGEPVRGATLTGNGPEVLMKIDRVGSDSGDAIGTCGKDGQGVPVSDAQPTLRIPEITVGGEV comes from the coding sequence ATGATCCCGAAAGAACAGATTCCGAAGATCCTGAAGCAGGCCCTGCGTCATGGCGGTGACTTCGCCGAGCTCTACCTGGAGCGGGGGGAACACTCCTCCATCGTTCTGGAAGACAACAAAATTGAAAAGGTTGTTACCGGGATCACGCGGGGCGCCGGTCTCCGGCTTCTCCACGATCATCGTACCCTCTATGCCTATACCAATGATCTCTCCCTGACCTCCCTGATGGAACTTGCCGGGAGGGTGAGCCGGGCGCTGAAGGGAGAGGGGCGGGATCAAACCATCCTTCTGGCCTCCCGGGAATCCGCCGTGCAGCATCCTGTCCGGATCAATCCGGCCGGCGTGGAAACAGTGCATAAGGTAGAATTGGTAAAGTCGGCCGATGCCGCCGCCCGCAGTGTTGATCCGCGAATCCGCCAGTCCACGACGGTTTACGGAGATTCCCGCAAACGGATCCTGATCGCCAACTCCATCGGCGAACTGGCCGAGGATGACCGGGTTTCTTTGATCGGACGGGTACAGGTGGTGGCCCGGGAAGAAGAAGTGATCCAGACCGGCCTGGAATCGGTCGGCGGGGCCGTCGGTTTTGAACTCTTTGAAATGGAATCCTTCGATGAGGTCGCCCGACGGGCGGCTCGGCGGGCCCTCCTGATGCTGAATGCCGCACCCGCTCCCGGAGGACGGATGCCGGTGGTTCTCTCTTCGCAGGCGGGGGGGACCATGATTCATGAAGCGGTGGGGCACGGCCTGGAGGCCGACCTGGCGCAGCAGCGGCTCTCCGTTTACAGCGGGAGGATCGGGGATACGATCGCTTCTCCGGCCGTGACGGTGGTGGATGATGCGACCCTGCCCAACAAGCGGGGCTCTTTCCGGTTTGATGATGAAGGGACCCCGGCGGCCCGGACGGTTCTCATCGATCGGGGCGTCCTGAAAGGTTATCTCTATGACCGTCTCACGGCCATGAAGGAGGGGACCGTACCGACGGGGAACGGACGGCGTGAGTCCTTCCGCCGGCGTCCCATCCCCCGGATGACCAATACCATGATTTTGCCCGGTGACGAGGACCCGGAGGAGATCCTTCGTTCCACACCCACAGGTCTCTTTGTGGTCCGGATGGGAGGCGGACAGGTCAACACCATTAATGGAGATTTTGTTTTCGAGGTCAGTGAAGGTTACCGGATTGAGAACGGAAAGGTGGGGGAACCGGTGCGGGGAGCTACGCTTACCGGCAACGGTCCGGAGGTCTTAATGAAGATCGACCGGGTTGGGAGCGATTCAGGCGATGCCATCGGGACCTGCGGGAAGGACGGCCAGGGAGTTCCCGTCTCCGATGCCCAACCGACCCTGAGAATCCCGGAAATTACCGTTGGGGGAGAGGTGTGA
- a CDS encoding aspartate-semialdehyde dehydrogenase, which translates to MLQKEFYNVAVAGATGAVGREMVSILEERNFPVEELRLLASSRSAGKTIPFRGKEIPVMEMKENSFEGIDVALFSAGGDRSLIFAPAAVKSGAVVVDNSSAYRMDPEVPLVVPEVNAHAITRHQGIIANPNCSTIQMVVALKPIHDAAKIKRIVVSTYQAVSGTGKKAMDELLNQTRALLGFQEVRTEVYPHQIAFNCLPHIDIFFENGYSREELKMVNETRKILEDDAIAVTATTVRVPVFRCHSEAVNIETEKKLTADHARELLACAEGVCVLDHPADNVYPLAIDAAGKDDTFVGRIREDESIEKGLNLWIVSDNLRKGAALNTIQIAERLIQDAG; encoded by the coding sequence ATGCTGCAGAAAGAGTTCTATAACGTTGCCGTGGCCGGTGCGACCGGCGCCGTGGGGCGTGAGATGGTCTCCATCCTGGAGGAACGGAATTTTCCCGTGGAGGAACTCCGGCTTCTCGCCTCGTCCCGTTCCGCGGGGAAAACCATCCCCTTCCGGGGCAAAGAAATCCCCGTCATGGAAATGAAGGAGAATTCTTTCGAGGGGATTGATGTTGCCCTCTTTTCCGCCGGGGGTGATCGGAGCCTGATTTTTGCACCGGCGGCCGTGAAGAGCGGAGCCGTGGTGGTCGATAACAGCAGTGCCTACCGGATGGATCCGGAGGTTCCCCTCGTGGTTCCCGAGGTCAATGCCCATGCGATTACACGGCATCAGGGGATTATCGCCAATCCCAACTGTTCAACGATCCAGATGGTGGTTGCCCTGAAACCGATCCATGATGCGGCGAAGATCAAGCGGATTGTTGTCTCCACTTATCAGGCGGTCTCCGGTACGGGCAAAAAAGCGATGGATGAACTCCTCAATCAGACCCGGGCGCTCCTCGGTTTTCAGGAGGTCAGGACGGAGGTCTATCCCCACCAGATTGCCTTCAACTGCCTTCCTCATATTGATATCTTTTTCGAGAACGGCTATTCCCGGGAAGAACTGAAGATGGTCAACGAGACGCGAAAGATCCTGGAGGATGACGCCATTGCCGTGACGGCCACGACGGTGCGGGTGCCGGTTTTTCGCTGTCATTCCGAGGCGGTCAATATCGAGACGGAGAAAAAACTTACGGCCGATCATGCCCGTGAACTTCTGGCCTGTGCCGAGGGGGTCTGCGTCCTTGATCATCCTGCGGACAATGTCTATCCTCTGGCCATCGACGCGGCCGGGAAGGATGATACCTTCGTCGGGCGGATCCGGGAAGATGAATCGATCGAGAAGGGACTGAACCTCTGGATTGTTTCGGATAACCTCCGGAAAGGGGCGGCCCTGAACACGATCCAGATTGCAGAGCGGTTGATCCAAGACGCCGGATAG
- a CDS encoding response regulator transcription factor, with the protein MIQNKAILIVDSENHTLRILKDLLIGNGFVVYFAPNCALAMQIAIKDLPDLILSEIVLEDMDGREFMKTVHNAPETSEIPFIFLTSRTLLSDKVSALDAGAEDYITKPFNETELLARVHVVLRRYNRRPVTALTEEDGIKGDLKDINLVDFVQLFDMGRKTATIEISGEDREGRIYFEGGELIHAVSGKRFGKEALYDLFAVREGSFIVHLNVSSRIRTIQEGSTNLMMEIMHRLDEQGIHPVVSGPEKRTPPERSSLHNEGIRELFEKGVIEEFTKG; encoded by the coding sequence ATGATTCAGAACAAGGCAATTCTCATCGTCGACAGTGAAAACCATACCCTCAGGATCCTGAAGGACCTCCTGATCGGGAACGGGTTTGTCGTCTATTTTGCGCCGAACTGTGCCCTGGCCATGCAGATTGCCATCAAGGATCTGCCCGACCTGATCCTCTCGGAAATCGTGCTGGAGGACATGGACGGCCGGGAGTTCATGAAAACGGTACATAACGCACCGGAGACAAGTGAGATCCCTTTTATTTTCCTGACCTCCCGGACCCTTCTGTCGGACAAGGTATCCGCTCTCGATGCTGGCGCCGAAGACTATATTACGAAGCCCTTCAATGAGACGGAACTTTTAGCCCGAGTCCACGTGGTCCTGCGCCGCTACAACAGACGGCCGGTGACGGCGCTGACCGAGGAGGACGGCATAAAAGGGGATCTGAAGGACATCAATCTCGTCGACTTTGTCCAGCTCTTCGACATGGGAAGAAAAACGGCAACCATTGAAATCTCCGGGGAAGACCGGGAGGGACGGATCTATTTTGAAGGGGGGGAACTCATTCACGCCGTTTCCGGAAAGCGTTTCGGGAAAGAGGCACTCTATGATCTTTTTGCCGTTCGGGAAGGGTCCTTTATCGTTCACCTGAATGTCTCGTCACGGATCCGGACGATCCAGGAGGGCTCGACGAACCTGATGATGGAGATCATGCACCGTCTGGACGAACAGGGAATCCATCCCGTCGTTTCAGGACCGGAAAAGCGGACACCCCCGGAACGATCTTCCCTGCACAACGAAGGAATCCGGGAACTCTTTGAAAAAGGCGTGATTGAAGAATTCACAAAAGGGTAA
- a CDS encoding GAF domain-containing protein, which yields MDTAKNIAIIGGNKEALGLLPLLEKKNVRVKIIVDTNPDALVFKLNELGFRLARKYHIILSSDLTDLLAQEDLDLIIDASSDPATRAFLEKEEFSGREVISVLSARLLWGHKEEEAGSDLPKHSKLLSSLNDIVEAVNLTKDKRQVSSLILQVAIESTGADNGSLMIVDPEEKVLKIEVAEGIPEEIIPTIRCPLGEGIAGKVAQEGQPLLLSGKSDDRTFRTLREREEIKSALCVPLTVNGSTVGVLNLNNLRDLDGFTEEDLSFITRLAAFDAEILLKSQEYASLRENAETFRIWKELNRILNTSAPIEERLLQTCRTLSARFRESVCSIYLFDTNTRELTLKASSLKRFTPTDQSHIQLHEGIDGWAAGEQEVVILKEHPNLDPEVRKTFMSIPLVSEGTITGVMNIQLISAKGLSEEEEILLRDIARHLSSAVKSARKEDRAYLRATKIEAINEAGINILSIMDLQKLLELVPPSAAMIMDADGCILRLKGTDGGMEIRSTYSMWEEEIEDRVFALDAEIGAQVELGKKPLYIRDLGEEEGYESFGRVVKSVVAMPLMEQGEVRGILSIYDKIPKGSFHATAFGREDLEIFQKFVHYVEKAIVNVQRNDRTRTIRNCDNLTGLPNEGALKRKIENEINRSRRYERRFILLTLCWSHEKNGSPPLDVEKRNSLIVEISSVLQENIREYDTLARTGPRKFEALFPESMEEIRDLTTRLTRSIRDRKKMKTSPLADMELQLKFGYAVFPDDGVTIEALLNESHRLRLGARI from the coding sequence ATGGATACGGCCAAAAATATCGCCATCATCGGCGGCAACAAAGAAGCGCTGGGGCTTCTTCCGCTCCTTGAGAAGAAGAACGTCCGCGTCAAGATCATCGTAGACACCAATCCCGACGCCCTGGTATTTAAGCTCAATGAATTAGGCTTCCGCCTGGCCCGAAAGTACCATATCATCCTGAGTTCCGACCTGACCGACCTGTTGGCGCAGGAGGATCTCGATCTGATCATCGATGCATCCTCCGATCCTGCAACCCGGGCCTTTCTCGAAAAAGAAGAGTTCTCGGGAAGGGAGGTCATCAGTGTACTGAGCGCCCGTCTGCTCTGGGGGCACAAGGAGGAAGAGGCCGGATCGGACCTCCCGAAGCATTCCAAGCTCCTCTCCAGCCTGAACGACATTGTCGAGGCCGTCAATCTCACCAAGGATAAACGGCAGGTCTCCTCTCTGATCCTGCAAGTCGCCATCGAATCGACAGGCGCCGACAACGGCTCTCTCATGATCGTCGACCCCGAGGAAAAAGTCCTGAAGATCGAAGTCGCCGAAGGAATCCCGGAAGAGATCATCCCGACGATCCGCTGCCCTCTGGGCGAGGGGATTGCCGGGAAAGTCGCGCAGGAGGGACAGCCGCTGCTTCTCTCCGGGAAGTCCGACGACAGGACCTTTCGGACTCTCCGGGAACGGGAAGAGATCAAATCCGCCCTTTGTGTCCCCCTGACGGTGAACGGTTCCACCGTCGGTGTTCTGAACCTGAACAACCTGAGGGATCTCGACGGATTTACCGAGGAAGACCTTTCCTTCATTACCCGGCTGGCCGCCTTCGATGCGGAGATCCTTCTCAAATCACAGGAGTATGCCTCCCTCCGGGAAAATGCCGAAACCTTCCGGATCTGGAAAGAACTGAACCGGATCCTTAACACCTCAGCGCCGATCGAAGAACGGTTGCTGCAAACCTGCCGGACCCTCTCCGCCCGGTTTCGGGAGAGCGTCTGTTCGATCTATCTTTTCGACACCAACACACGGGAACTGACCCTCAAAGCGAGCAGTCTGAAAAGATTTACCCCCACCGATCAGAGCCACATCCAGCTGCATGAAGGCATAGACGGGTGGGCCGCGGGAGAGCAGGAGGTCGTCATCCTGAAGGAGCACCCGAATCTCGACCCGGAGGTCAGGAAGACATTCATGTCGATTCCCCTCGTCTCCGAGGGGACGATTACCGGCGTCATGAATATCCAGTTGATCTCCGCAAAGGGGCTCTCCGAAGAGGAGGAAATCCTTCTCCGGGACATCGCACGGCACCTCTCCAGCGCCGTGAAAAGCGCCCGGAAGGAAGACAGGGCCTATCTGCGGGCGACAAAGATCGAGGCGATCAACGAGGCAGGGATCAATATCCTCTCCATCATGGACCTGCAAAAACTTCTGGAACTCGTTCCCCCCTCGGCCGCCATGATCATGGACGCCGACGGCTGTATCCTCCGGCTCAAGGGGACCGACGGCGGGATGGAAATCCGGTCGACCTACTCCATGTGGGAGGAGGAGATTGAAGACCGGGTCTTTGCACTCGATGCGGAGATCGGAGCCCAGGTGGAACTCGGCAAAAAACCGCTCTATATCCGGGATCTCGGCGAGGAAGAAGGATATGAATCCTTCGGACGGGTTGTCAAATCGGTCGTGGCCATGCCCCTGATGGAACAGGGAGAGGTCCGCGGCATCCTCTCCATCTATGACAAGATCCCGAAAGGCTCATTTCACGCCACCGCCTTCGGCAGGGAGGACCTGGAAATCTTTCAGAAGTTCGTCCACTATGTTGAAAAGGCAATCGTCAACGTACAGCGAAACGACCGGACGCGGACGATCCGGAACTGTGATAATCTCACGGGCCTGCCGAATGAAGGGGCGCTCAAACGGAAGATCGAAAATGAAATCAACCGCTCCCGGCGCTACGAACGGCGGTTCATTCTGCTCACCCTCTGCTGGAGTCATGAAAAGAACGGGAGCCCACCCCTCGATGTGGAAAAGCGGAACAGCCTGATCGTGGAAATCAGTTCCGTCCTCCAGGAGAATATCCGGGAATATGATACCCTGGCTCGAACGGGACCCCGGAAATTCGAGGCTCTCTTCCCCGAGTCCATGGAAGAGATCCGCGATCTGACGACACGATTGACCCGATCGATTCGTGATCGCAAAAAAATGAAAACTTCCCCGCTGGCCGACATGGAACTGCAACTCAAATTCGGTTACGCCGTTTTTCCCGACGATGGAGTCACGATCGAAGCCCTTCTCAACGAGTCCCACCGCCTGCGCCTCGGCGCACGGATCTAA